In Papio anubis isolate 15944 chromosome 20, Panubis1.0, whole genome shotgun sequence, the genomic window GCTGTGAACTTCACACAAGAGGAGTGGGCTTTGCTGGGTCCATCACAGAAGAGTCTCTACAGAAATGTCATGCAGGAAACCATTAGGAATCTGGACTGTATAGGTAAGGATGACATCATCTCTTCACTCAGTCAATTGGAGACATTTGTTTCCTGGTCATCAACGCTGTTCATGATTTGATATATGGAAAGGGCATAtggttggcccttgaacaacacagggttTAGAGGTGCCAGCCCCTCAAATAGACTTACAtcctttaataactttttttgtcCCCCACAACTTAACCACTAATAATCTATTGTTGACTGGCCCACTTATCGATAACATAAACATTAGATTAATCCATATATTGTATGtcacatgtattatatactgtactcTCACAATAAAGTGAGCTAGGGAAGGAAAATGTTGATGAGAATCATAAGAAGAGAAactggccggatgcggtggctcacgcctgtaatcccaggaccttgggaggccgaggcggatggatcacgaagtcaggagatcgagaccatcctggctaatggtgATTAGCCCGTTTAATTTAgtagaaaccccgtttctactaaaattacaaaaaaaattagccaggcgtggtggcgggcgcctgtagtcccagctactcgggaggctgaggcaggagaatggcgtgaacccgggaggcagagcttacagtgagctgagatcgtgcccactgctctccagcctcagtgacagagcaagactccgtctcaaaaaaaaaaaagaagagcaactatatttactattcattaagtggaagtagatcatcataaaggttcTCACTCTTGTCGTCTTCACATTGAGTGGGCTAAGGAAGAGAAGGGGTTGGTCTTGCCATCCCAGGGGTAGCAGAGACTGAagaacattcatgtataagtggagctgtgcagttcaaacccatgttgttgaAGAGTCACATGTACTTTGGTGAATGAATCATGCCTGATTGCAGTACACGTAAAATCTTAAGagtttttctataattttgtaaaaatttttagtGATTTTCCTGGGTCTACCTTTTAGAAACGAAATGGGAGGACCAGAACATTGGAGATCAGTGCCAAAATGCCAGGAGAAATCTAAGGTAATTTGCGCTCACAAAAGAAAGCTATGTCCCTGCAGTGGTTCATAGAAtgataagaaaattttaaaaacaagcagaGAAAGTAAACAAGCCCAGcttaaatttattcattctaataattctttttctgaccaagcacagtggctcacacatgtaatctcagcactttgggaggccaaggtgggaggattacttgagtctaggagtttgagatcagcctgggcaacatagtgagatccccatctctataaaaaaaattttccccaGGAACATATAGTTAAATGTGACATAGCTATTCAGTCTTTGCAAAATAGTTCCCTTGGAAATGGAATTAAGAATCTCCAtgtgggccaggagtggtggctcacgcctataatcccagcactttcgggggctgaggtgggtagatcacccgaggttgggagttcaagaccagcctggccaacatggagaaactccgtctctactaaaaatacaaaattagccaggcgtggtggcgcatgcctgtaatcctagttacttgggaggctgaggcaggaggattgcttgaacctgggaggcaaaggttgcggtgagccaagattgcgccattgcactccagcctgggcaacaagcgcaaagctccgtttcaaaaaaaagaaagaaagaaagaaagaatctccATGTGAATATCACTGTTTTGCTAATAGCTGTCATGGGACCATCTTACACAGCACTGTCTCTTCACATTCAAACGGGATGAAGCCTGTACTTTGCATGataatgttaaaaatgtaaatctagTACTTCAATACACATAAAATCACTTGTAAACAAACCTTTAgtaatgtatttcttatttgttACAGAAGTCATACATGTGAAATTAAAGATGATAGTCAATGTGGAGAAACTTTTGGCCAGATTCCAGATAGTATTGTGAACAAGAACACTCCTCAAGTAAATCCATGTGACAGCAGTGAGTGTGGAGAAGTCGCCATGGGTCATTCATCTCTTAATTGCAACATCAGAGTTGACACTGGACACAAATCATGTGAGCATCAGGAATATGGAGAGAAGCCATATACACATAAACAACGTGGGAAAACCATCAGTCATCAGCACTCCTTTCAGACACATGAAAGGCCTCCCACCGGAAAGAAACCCTTCGATTGTAAAGAATGTGCAAAAACCTTTAGTTCTCTTGGAAACCTTCGCAGACACATGGCGGCACATCATGGAGATGGACCTTATAAATGTAAGTTGTGTGGGAAAGCCTTTGTTTGGCCCAGTTTATTTCATTTGCACGAAAGAAcgcacactggagagaaaccgtaTGAATGTAAGCAGTGTTCCAAAGCCTTTCCTTTTTACAGTTCCTATCTAAGACATGAGAGAATCCACACGGGAGAGAAAGCGTATGAATGTAAACAGTGTTCCAAAGCCTTCCCTGATTACAGTACCTATCTAAGACATGAAAGAACTCACAccggagagaaaccctataaatgtacacaatgtgggaaagccttcagctGTTACTATTACACTCGACTCCACGAAAGGACTCACACGGGAGAACAACCCTATGCGTGTCAGCAATGTGGGAAAACGTTTTATCATCACACAAGCTTTCGAAGACACATGATAAGGCACACTGGAGATGGACCTCATAAATGTAAGATATGTGGGAAAGGCTTTGATTGTCCTAGTTCGGTTCGAAATCATGAAacgactcacactggagagaaaccctatgaatgtaagcaGTGTGGGAAAGTTTTATCTCATAGCTCGAGCTTTCGAAGTCACATGATAACACACACAGGAGATGGACCCCAGAAATGCAAGATATGTGGGAAAGCCTTCGGTTGTCCCAGTTTATTTCAAAGACACgaaaggactcacactggagagaaaccctatcaATGTAAACAATGTGGTAAAGCCTTCAGTCTGTCCGGTTCCCTTCGAAGACATGAAGCAACTCACACTGGAGTGAAACCGTATAAATGtaaatgtgggaaagcctttagcGATCTCTCTTCCTTTCAAAATCATGAGACAAcgcacactggagagaagccgtatgagtgtaaggaatgtgggaaagcgTTCAGTTGTTTCAAATACCTTTCTCAGCATAAAAGGATCCACACAGTAGAAAAACCTTATGAGTGTAAAACATGTAGGAAAGCCTTCAGTCATTTCAGTAACTTAAAAGTCCACGAAAGGATTCACTCTGGAGAGAAGCcgtatgaatgtaaggaatgtgggaaagcatTCTCTTGGCTCACTTGCCTTCTAAGACATgaaagaattcacactggagagaaaccctatgaatgtctCCAATGTGGTAAAGCCTTCACTCGTTCCCGTTTCCTTCGAGGACATGAAAAAACTCACGCTGGAGAGAAGCtgtatgaatgtaaggaatgtgggaaggcaCTGAGTTCTCTCCGTTCCTTGCATAGACATAAAAGGACTCACTGGAAAGATACTCTGTAAATGTATGGAATGTGGGAAAACATTCAGTACTTTTATTCAATTTCAGAAACTGAAAGAACTCACTTTGGAGATagaccctatgaatgtaaacacGGGATAAAGCCTTCAgtagtttcaattttttaaatacagttatCCCCCAATATATTGCAAGGGATTGGTTCCAGCACCCCCTAAATCCACAGATGTCAAGTCCTTTGTTATATGGcatatttgcatgtaacctatgcacatcctcctgtatactgtgtaagtcatctctagattacttttaATACCTCATACATTGTAAAagctgtgtaaatagttgtttgATTGTATTGTTTAGAGAATCATGACAAGAAAAATAGTCTCTACGTGTTCAACGCAGACACAACCATTGCAGGCCCACCTACAGAGTATATGTCACCCAGAACATTAAAATTTCTTCGTTTTAACATTCACagattgcttttgttttgtgaCCTGAACGAGCATGTGAACACTCATCAAAATCCTGCTTCTCTCTTGATAACCCAagtatgatgatgatgatgatgatgatgatgatgattgctGGATGGTGCCTAACACTGTCACGTGTTGTAGCATCGTAGATAAGCAGTGAGACATCAGGCTAAGTTGAATCTTGACAGAATGTCAGGATGATCATCAGTGTTGAAAGAACTAGGTTCTGATGCAGATGTTGACTTGTTGGAGGAGGCCAAATAATACTACTGTCAAGATCTGTTCAGCTTCAGTGCTGCAGATCCTTAACCTTGGAAGGTTCTGTGTTTACGTTTGCAGGTGCTTAGTGAGAAGTGTAGGaagctactttttctttttttttttttgagtcatcaAAAAAATCTTGCACTGTTTGTTGGCATGTTATTCCGTGGGTGACATGGAGGCTTAGTTCCATCAAAGGATCTTACTTGAGGATGATGAACTTTCTTAATACTTTTGTCTATTGAAAAACTGCACATGTTTCAAGTGTCCAAATCTGTGGCCCTGCCTCTTTTAagtcatcgtcatcatcatcaatcTATAGAGCATTTCAGCACATCTTTGAGTTCCTTGTTGTAAGAATTTATGCTCTTCCGTGTGTTCCTCCACATCGTCTTCAGTCCTGTCAGAGATAGCCTTTCTTACCAACTTCCCTTGCAATATTTAAGatattcttggccaggcgcggtggctcatgcctgtaatcccaacactgggaggccgaggagggtgggtcacctgaggtcaggagttcgagaccagcctgagcaatatgatgaaaccctgtctttactaaaaatacaaaaattagccaggtgtggtggcatgcacctgtaatctcagccactcaggaggctgagacaggagaatcactttaacccaggaggtggaggttgcaatgagccgagatcacaccattgcactccagcctgggcaacagagtgagactccatctcgaaaaaaaaaaagatattcttaaCTATTGCATCAATAGTGGGGAAGCCCCTGAAATCATTGACTCCCTCTCTCCGTAATGGCTTCCAGCTTGCTTTGGGGTTCTTGAGCTTTGGGGCATCTATAGCCTCTGCAGTGAGAACTGTTGCATGTGCAATTGTGAAGTGCTTTCATAAATCCACTATGGTACAGTCAGAGTTAGCATCAGGATGGCATGAATCCTCCCGAAGGTCAGGTAAGTATAAGTCACCTTAATCTACTTGATTATGCCTTAATTGAGTAGCTGTCACTGTGATGTAGTGTTAGGAGCAGGGACATCACTTCCACATTCTTAGTGGCAAAGCAGAGATTGGAGATGATCAGGAGCATTGTCAATTATGAGAAGGACCTTGAGTGGCAGTCCCTTCTCTTCaaggtatttctctttttttttgagatagagtctcactctgtcaccaggctggagtgcagtggcgcgatctcagctcactgcaacctctgcctcccaggttcaagcgattctcctgcctcagcctcccgagtagctgagactacaggcacatgccaccaagcccagctaatttttgtaatttttttttttttttttactagagatggggtttcaccatgttggccaggatggtctcgatctcttggcctcgtgatctgcccacctcagcctcccaaagtgctgggattacaggtgtgagccactgtgcccagcctcttcaagacatttcttccttttttttttttttttttttcctggagatgaagtcttgctttgtcacccaggttggagtgcagtggcgcgatcttggctcactgtaacctccatctcctgggttcatgcaattctcctgccccagccgcctgagtagctggggttacaggcatgtgccaccacgcctggctaatttttgtatttttggtaaagacagggtttcaccatattggtcaggctggtcttgaactcctgacctcaagtgatccacccacttcagcctcccaaagtgctgagattacaggcatgagccaccacgcccagcctcttcaAGGTATTTCTTCACATCAGGAATGAAGCTTTGGTAGAACCATTCCAAGGACAAGATGGCCATTACTCAAGCCTTCTTGTATTTTTGCCAGAAAGGAGGCAggcaagttttgcttttgttctaaAGGACCTAGGGATTATTTGctcaagagccaaggcctggctTGTTCTTGTGACCTGCCACATTGCCACACTGCACCAGAGTAGGTGATCTTTCCGGGCCCTGAACCCCAGGGCCTCCTTGGCAGTCATGGATGTAGGTACCACtggacctctttttttttctagggcTTACCCAATTCATTGCAATGGAGGACTTGCTTTGGAAGGTAGACTTTCTTTTTATGAGTTTTGTGAGCTCTGCTGGGAACGCTAATATTGCGTTGGCATAAGCCAGTGTCAATTCTCCTATAGTCTTTAAATGTTTGAGGCTCTGGTGCTTTATGTAGCTAGCGCAGCCAGACAATACTGGCCTGAAACTCCTTTTTCTTGCTCTCCTCAACCTTCTCACAGTGGTATTCATAGAGGCTGTTTTttcacactttattttattattaaaagggATGTTGTTTAGCGATGTGTCCTCTAGCCACACACTTAATGCTTTCTCAGTCTTTATACACAGTTTATCATGAAGCAGAGGAGTCGTTTTTCCCATTATAGAGGCAGCTCTAAGACTT contains:
- the ZNF823 gene encoding zinc finger protein 823 isoform X1, with the protein product MRGNHSIMQSLCSEYGFSVLSVSTFLLCTCGMFQDSVAFEDVAVNFTQEEWALLGPSQKSLYRNVMQETIRNLDCIETKWEDQNIGDQCQNARRNLRSHTCEIKDDSQCGETFGQIPDSIVNKNTPQVNPCDSSECGEVAMGHSSLNCNIRVDTGHKSCEHQEYGEKPYTHKQRGKTISHQHSFQTHERPPTGKKPFDCKECAKTFSSLGNLRRHMAAHHGDGPYKCKLCGKAFVWPSLFHLHERTHTGEKPYECKQCSKAFPFYSSYLRHERIHTGEKAYECKQCSKAFPDYSTYLRHERTHTGEKPYKCTQCGKAFSCYYYTRLHERTHTGEQPYACQQCGKTFYHHTSFRRHMIRHTGDGPHKCKICGKGFDCPSSVRNHETTHTGEKPYECKQCGKVLSHSSSFRSHMITHTGDGPQKCKICGKAFGCPSLFQRHERTHTGEKPYQCKQCGKAFSLSGSLRRHEATHTGVKPYKCKCGKAFSDLSSFQNHETTHTGEKPYECKECGKAFSCFKYLSQHKRIHTVEKPYECKTCRKAFSHFSNLKVHERIHSGEKPYECKECGKAFSWLTCLLRHERIHTGEKPYECLQCGKAFTRSRFLRGHEKTHAGEKLYECKECGKALSSLRSLHRHKRTHWKDTL
- the ZNF823 gene encoding zinc finger protein 823 isoform X2, producing the protein MDSVAFEDVAVNFTQEEWALLGPSQKSLYRNVMQETIRNLDCIETKWEDQNIGDQCQNARRNLRSHTCEIKDDSQCGETFGQIPDSIVNKNTPQVNPCDSSECGEVAMGHSSLNCNIRVDTGHKSCEHQEYGEKPYTHKQRGKTISHQHSFQTHERPPTGKKPFDCKECAKTFSSLGNLRRHMAAHHGDGPYKCKLCGKAFVWPSLFHLHERTHTGEKPYECKQCSKAFPFYSSYLRHERIHTGEKAYECKQCSKAFPDYSTYLRHERTHTGEKPYKCTQCGKAFSCYYYTRLHERTHTGEQPYACQQCGKTFYHHTSFRRHMIRHTGDGPHKCKICGKGFDCPSSVRNHETTHTGEKPYECKQCGKVLSHSSSFRSHMITHTGDGPQKCKICGKAFGCPSLFQRHERTHTGEKPYQCKQCGKAFSLSGSLRRHEATHTGVKPYKCKCGKAFSDLSSFQNHETTHTGEKPYECKECGKAFSCFKYLSQHKRIHTVEKPYECKTCRKAFSHFSNLKVHERIHSGEKPYECKECGKAFSWLTCLLRHERIHTGEKPYECLQCGKAFTRSRFLRGHEKTHAGEKLYECKECGKALSSLRSLHRHKRTHWKDTL
- the ZNF823 gene encoding zinc finger protein 823 isoform X3, with the protein product MQETIRNLDCIETKWEDQNIGDQCQNARRNLRSHTCEIKDDSQCGETFGQIPDSIVNKNTPQVNPCDSSECGEVAMGHSSLNCNIRVDTGHKSCEHQEYGEKPYTHKQRGKTISHQHSFQTHERPPTGKKPFDCKECAKTFSSLGNLRRHMAAHHGDGPYKCKLCGKAFVWPSLFHLHERTHTGEKPYECKQCSKAFPFYSSYLRHERIHTGEKAYECKQCSKAFPDYSTYLRHERTHTGEKPYKCTQCGKAFSCYYYTRLHERTHTGEQPYACQQCGKTFYHHTSFRRHMIRHTGDGPHKCKICGKGFDCPSSVRNHETTHTGEKPYECKQCGKVLSHSSSFRSHMITHTGDGPQKCKICGKAFGCPSLFQRHERTHTGEKPYQCKQCGKAFSLSGSLRRHEATHTGVKPYKCKCGKAFSDLSSFQNHETTHTGEKPYECKECGKAFSCFKYLSQHKRIHTVEKPYECKTCRKAFSHFSNLKVHERIHSGEKPYECKECGKAFSWLTCLLRHERIHTGEKPYECLQCGKAFTRSRFLRGHEKTHAGEKLYECKECGKALSSLRSLHRHKRTHWKDTL
- the ZNF823 gene encoding zinc finger protein 823 isoform X4, with translation MGHSSLNCNIRVDTGHKSCEHQEYGEKPYTHKQRGKTISHQHSFQTHERPPTGKKPFDCKECAKTFSSLGNLRRHMAAHHGDGPYKCKLCGKAFVWPSLFHLHERTHTGEKPYECKQCSKAFPFYSSYLRHERIHTGEKAYECKQCSKAFPDYSTYLRHERTHTGEKPYKCTQCGKAFSCYYYTRLHERTHTGEQPYACQQCGKTFYHHTSFRRHMIRHTGDGPHKCKICGKGFDCPSSVRNHETTHTGEKPYECKQCGKVLSHSSSFRSHMITHTGDGPQKCKICGKAFGCPSLFQRHERTHTGEKPYQCKQCGKAFSLSGSLRRHEATHTGVKPYKCKCGKAFSDLSSFQNHETTHTGEKPYECKECGKAFSCFKYLSQHKRIHTVEKPYECKTCRKAFSHFSNLKVHERIHSGEKPYECKECGKAFSWLTCLLRHERIHTGEKPYECLQCGKAFTRSRFLRGHEKTHAGEKLYECKECGKALSSLRSLHRHKRTHWKDTL